In the Arachis ipaensis cultivar K30076 chromosome B10, Araip1.1, whole genome shotgun sequence genome, one interval contains:
- the LOC107623216 gene encoding uncharacterized protein LOC107623216 (The sequence of the model RefSeq protein was modified relative to this genomic sequence to represent the inferred CDS: added 93 bases not found in genome assembly) → MVVVQGSKITLPNPCTTLSSILFEPTSLSLALTHSDSSLSLYPSLSLLSLSSLPSPQTLIPSPSSSSTFLLLQTAPDNINHCNSKSAPRVLFLVSAPHRAGSQILLRFYLLNHKTNAFFRPRVICSQKDLRFEHQLGVLVNSKHGVSIKLSGSVNYFAMYSVSAAKVWVFATKLDCSDDGDAVKLMRCAVIECSRPVWSVTLSFGFLLLGEENGVRVFSLRRIAKGRVKKGKNVYSKPTNGGDLVKRGGRRISSGGGEGLVDLACNGDLEGRIEKHGVAVKQTNVKLKHDDRDGGAYFVALKQNDVETKSMTRAAMPVKAISIQALSQRMFLILDSGGDVHLLSLSNSGIGVDITGRVRQLPHVMKVQNLAVLPDISTISQTVWISDGSHSVHMFSAVDMENALNEIDGNDEDEKQIHLPVIRVLFCSEKVQDVTSVASNSVMILGQGGLYAYAIS, encoded by the exons ATGGTTGTTGTACAAGGTTCCAAGATTACCCTCCCAAATCCATGCACCACCCTCTCTTCAATCCTCTTTGAACCAACCTCTCTC ATTCCTTCCCCTTCTTCCTCCTCCACCTTCCTCCTCCTCCAAACTGCCCCTGACAATATTAATCATTGTAATTCCAAATCTGCCCCTCGCGTCCTCTTCCTAGTCTCTGCACCCCACCGCGCCGGATCCCAAATCCTCCTCCGCTTCTACCTCTTGAACCACAAAACCAACGCTTTCTTTAGGCCACGTGTTATTTGTTCCCAGAAGGACCTGCGCTTCGAGCACCAGCTGGGCGTTTTGGTAAATTCCAAGCATGGGGTTTCCATCAAGCTTTCTGGTTCCGTTAATTACTTTGCAATGTACTCCGTTTCCGCCGCAAAGGTTTGGGTTTTTGCCACAAAATTGGATTGCAGCGACGATGGCGATGCGGTGAAACTGATGAGGTGTGCGGTGATTGAGTGCTCCAGGCCTGTGTGGTCTGTTACCTTGTCGTTTGGGTTCTTGCTTCTTGGAGAAGAAAATGGAGTTAGGGTTTTCAGTCTCAGGCGAATCGCGAAAGGAAGGGTCAAGAAGGGGAAGAATGTGTATTCGAAGCCAACGAATGGCGGCGATCTGGTGAAGAGAGGAGGGAGACGAATTAGCAGTGGTGGTGGTGAAGGGCTGGTGGATTTAGCTTGCAATGGTGATTTGGAAGGGAGAATTGAGAAACATGGTGTTGCTG tgaAGCAGACAAATGTTAAATTAAAACATGATGACAGAGATGGAGGTGCATATTTTGTGGCATTGAAGCAAAATGATGTTGAAACAAAATCCATGACAAGAGCAGCAATGCCTGTGAAAGCAATTTCCATTCAGGCTCTTTCGCAGAGAATGTTTCTGATTTTGGACTCTGGCGGAGATGTACACCTGCTATCCTTGTCAAATTCTGGCATAGGTGTTGATATCACTGGTCGTGTTAGGCAACTGCCTCATGTCATGAAAGTGCAAAATCTGGCAGTTCTTCCTGATATTTCTACAA TATCACAGACTGTCTGGATATCAGATGGAAGCCACTCTGTGCATATGTTCAGTGCAGTTGACATGGAAAATGCTTTAAATGAAATCGATGGAAATGATGAGGACGAAAAGCAGATTCATCTCCCAG TTATTCGAGTTCTTTTCTGTAGTGAGAAGGTCCAAGATGTCACTTCTGTTGCTTCAAATTCTGTTATGATTCTTGGAcaag GAGGCTTATATGCATATGCGATTTCCTGA
- the LOC107623642 gene encoding allene oxide cyclase, chloroplastic, translated as MASSSTTFALKTLSSFSLKASNFHPTTTILPFTTSYPSSSLSKTLKLNITTSPHYSSVPKRSFTLRSQAQSSSDSVKVQELSVYEINERDRGSPAYLRLSQKSVNSLGDLVPFSNKLYTGCLQKRVGXXXXXCVLIQNKSEKKGDRYEAIYSFYFGDYGHISVQGSYLTYEDTYLAVTGGSGIFEGAYGQVKLHQIVFPFKLFYTFYLKGIKDLPQELLSKPVDPSPSVEPTPDAKACHPHAVISGFTD; from the exons ATGGCTTCCTCATCAACTACTTTTGCTCTCAAAACACTCTCATCTTTCTCTCTCAAAGCTTCCAACTTTCACCCAACAACAACAATCTTACCCTTCACTACTTCATACCCATCATCATCTCTCTCTAAAACACTGAAACTAAACATCACCACTTCACCACACTACTCATCAGTTCCTAAAAGGTCTTTTACTTTAAGAAGCCAAGCTCAATCATCATCTGACTCAG TGAAAGTTCAAGAACTGAGTGTGTATGAGATCAATGAGAGAGATCGTGGAAGCCCTGCATATCTTCGATTAAGTCAAAAGAGTGTCAATTCTCTTGGAGATCTAGTCCCTTTCAGCAACAAG TTGTACACAGGGTGCCTTCAAAAGCGAGTGGG NNNNNNNNNNNNNNNNTGTGTTCTAATCCAAAACAAATCAGAGAAGAAAGGGGACAGGTATGAAGCCATATACAGCTTCTACTTTGGAGACTATGGCCACATTTCAGTGCAAGGATCATACCTCACTTATGAGGACACCTACCTCGCCGTCACCGGCGGCTCCGGCATCTTTGAAGGTGCCTATGGACAAGTCAAGCTTCACCAGATTGTCTTCCCTTTTAAGCTCTTCTACACTTTCTACCTCAAAGGTATCAAGGACTTGCCTCAAGAGCTTCTTTCCAAGCCCGTTGACCCAAGCCCGTCTGTTGAGCCCACCCCAGATGCTAAGGCCTGTCACCCTCATGCTGTTATTTCTGGTTTCACTGACTGA